The region GCGGAGGCCCTCGGCAACCTCGGCGACGAGTCGGTAGCCCAGCAGCTCATCATGCGCCTCAACGACGCGAACGTGGAGGTGCAGCGGGCAGCGGTGACGGCGCTCGGCGGCCTCAAGAGCAAGAAGGCCCTCGAGCCGCTGATCGACGTCCTCGCCTCCGACAATGTCGAGTTGGCCCGGGCAGCCGCCGAAGCCCTGGGCAAGATCAAGGGCCCCATTGCCATCCAGCCCCTGATCGAGGCGCTCTCCTCCCCCAGTGTTGATGTCCGCTCCGCCGCTGCCGGCTCCCTGGCCCGCGTGGGCAAGCGGGCCGTGTCGGCGCTGCTACATACCATCAAGCATGAGGACTACGTCGTCCGCCGCTGGGTGGTCGAGATCCTCGGCAACATTGGGGCCGAGGAGGCGCGCGACGCGCTCATCGAGGCCCTTGACGATCCCAATGAGCGCGTGGTGCACTACGCGGCCATCGCCCTGGGGAAGATCGGCAAGCCGTCGGTCATCCCCCACCTCGTGGCGCTGCTGGACCACGAGAAGGAGGACGTGCGCTGCGCCGCAGTGCAGGGGCTGGCGTCCATCGGGACCTACCAGGTGGTTCAGCACCTGTCGCAGATGCTCGAGGACCCTGACTGGGTGACGCGGCTGACGGCGGCCCGCGGGCTGGGGCAAGTGGGCACTCGCACCTGTGTCGAGCCGCTGGTGTACGCGCTGCAGGACGAGGAGTGGAGTGTGCGGCGCCACGCAGCGGCCTCTCTGGGGCTGGTGGGGGTCAAGAAGGGCGCGGCCGAGCCGCTGATCG is a window of bacterium DNA encoding:
- a CDS encoding HEAT repeat domain-containing protein; the encoded protein is MANGKRAAQLVGRLRAKSSSSRDDVVAQLVDLGFEAVPPLLKALGSKDYKVRIAAAEALGRIRDPEAIEALIAALGDSSKNVQEAAAEALTRVGDAAVPPLLDALIGKDQAARKWAAEALGNLGDESVAQQLIMRLNDANVEVQRAAVTALGGLKSKKALEPLIDVLASDNVELARAAAEALGKIKGPIAIQPLIEALSSPSVDVRSAAAGSLARVGKRAVSALLHTIKHEDYVVRRWVVEILGNIGAEEARDALIEALDDPNERVVHYAAIALGKIGKPSVIPHLVALLDHEKEDVRCAAVQGLASIGTYQVVQHLSQMLEDPDWVTRLTAARGLGQVGTRTCVEPLVYALQDEEWSVRRHAAASLGLVGVKKGAAEPLIEALDDPKPSVVRAAVVSLGQLGATEAVPRLKELLKHSDDKVGAVVSEALETLGEE